A DNA window from Luteolibacter luteus contains the following coding sequences:
- the metE gene encoding 5-methyltetrahydropteroyltriglutamate--homocysteine S-methyltransferase produces MSKIRTHILGYPRIGEQRELKKATELHWKGEIPKPALESVGKELRKHNWKKQAAAGIDLVSCNDFSFYDQVLDATCLFGNVPARFNWQGGKVGLETLFAIARGARETQGDCCGGSCGSGSAGFASEMTKWFDTNYHYIVPEFKADTAFKLSDSKVFDEFREAKTLGLNAKPVLIGPVTYLSLGKVQDPANPEFDRFELLDRLLPVYEEVIAKLADEGAEWIQIDEPVLALDLDARQKECFIESYGRLAKAAGSAKLLVATYFGELRDNLALFLGLPVAALHYDAVRGEAEADALLAAFPDDKILSLGIVDGRNIWKNHFDASLAVLKKAKAKLGAERLWVSASSSLLHTPVTLASEKKLDAEIKDWLAFADEKLVEIVALGKLLAGEGDEAELEANRASQKRRLESTRIHNPAVKARLAAVTPADSQRASAFPLRQRVQREKLGLPLFPTTTIGSFPQTAEVRAARAKWKKGALSDQDYDAFLKEETRKCVAWQDEIGIDMPVHGEFERNDMVEYFGEQLDGYAFSQFGWVQSYGSRCVKPPILFGDITRPRPMTVEWITYAQSLTNNPMKGMLTGPVTILNWSFVRDDQPRSVSCKQLALAIRDEVLDLEKAGVRVIQIDEAALREGLPLRKSQWKEYLDWAVESFRITANGVKDDTQIHTHMCYSEFNDIISAIADMDADVITIETSRSNMELLEAFVEFKYPNEIGPGVYDIHSPRIPTVAQMENLIQKASDVIPEGNLWVNPDCGLKTRGWEEVRPALINMVEAARKLRAAAAVTV; encoded by the coding sequence ATGTCGAAGATCCGCACGCACATTCTGGGCTACCCCCGCATCGGGGAGCAGCGCGAACTGAAGAAGGCCACCGAGCTCCACTGGAAGGGCGAGATCCCCAAGCCCGCGCTGGAGTCCGTGGGCAAGGAGCTCCGGAAGCACAACTGGAAGAAGCAGGCCGCCGCAGGGATCGACCTCGTGTCTTGCAATGACTTCTCTTTCTACGATCAGGTGCTGGATGCCACCTGCCTCTTCGGGAATGTGCCCGCGCGCTTCAATTGGCAGGGCGGCAAGGTGGGGCTGGAGACGCTCTTTGCCATCGCCCGCGGCGCGCGCGAAACCCAAGGCGATTGCTGCGGCGGCTCATGCGGCAGTGGCAGTGCGGGCTTCGCCAGCGAGATGACGAAGTGGTTCGACACGAACTACCATTACATCGTCCCGGAGTTCAAAGCGGACACCGCTTTCAAGCTTTCCGACAGCAAGGTCTTCGACGAATTCCGCGAAGCGAAAACGCTCGGATTGAATGCCAAGCCGGTGCTCATCGGCCCCGTGACTTACCTGAGCCTTGGCAAGGTGCAGGATCCCGCAAATCCGGAGTTCGACCGCTTCGAGCTGCTGGATCGCCTGCTGCCGGTGTATGAGGAAGTGATCGCGAAGCTCGCGGACGAAGGAGCGGAGTGGATCCAGATCGATGAGCCGGTGCTCGCGCTCGATCTCGATGCCCGGCAGAAGGAGTGCTTCATCGAAAGCTATGGCCGCCTGGCGAAGGCAGCCGGCTCCGCGAAGCTGCTTGTCGCCACTTACTTCGGCGAGCTGCGCGATAACCTCGCGCTCTTCCTCGGCCTGCCCGTCGCGGCGCTGCACTACGATGCGGTGCGCGGTGAGGCGGAGGCGGATGCACTGCTCGCGGCCTTCCCTGACGACAAGATCCTATCGCTCGGCATCGTCGATGGCCGGAACATCTGGAAGAATCACTTCGATGCCTCGCTCGCGGTGCTGAAGAAAGCGAAGGCGAAGCTGGGTGCCGAGCGCCTGTGGGTGTCCGCTTCCTCATCCCTGCTGCACACGCCGGTCACGCTGGCCAGCGAGAAGAAACTGGATGCCGAGATCAAGGACTGGCTCGCCTTCGCGGATGAGAAGCTCGTCGAAATCGTCGCGCTGGGCAAGCTGCTCGCGGGCGAGGGTGATGAGGCTGAGCTGGAAGCGAACCGCGCCAGCCAGAAGCGCCGCCTGGAAAGCACCCGCATTCACAATCCCGCGGTGAAGGCGCGCCTCGCCGCGGTGACGCCTGCGGATAGCCAGCGTGCCTCCGCTTTCCCGTTGCGCCAGAGGGTGCAGCGCGAGAAGCTGGGCCTGCCGCTTTTCCCCACCACCACCATCGGCTCCTTCCCGCAGACGGCAGAGGTGCGCGCTGCCCGTGCGAAGTGGAAGAAGGGCGCACTGAGCGATCAGGACTACGATGCCTTCCTGAAGGAAGAGACCCGGAAGTGCGTGGCCTGGCAGGATGAAATCGGAATCGACATGCCGGTGCACGGCGAGTTCGAGCGGAATGACATGGTGGAATACTTCGGCGAGCAACTCGATGGCTATGCCTTCAGCCAATTCGGCTGGGTGCAGTCCTACGGATCCCGCTGCGTGAAGCCGCCGATCCTCTTCGGAGACATCACGCGTCCGCGCCCGATGACCGTCGAGTGGATCACCTATGCTCAGTCCCTGACGAACAACCCGATGAAGGGTATGCTCACCGGTCCGGTGACGATTCTCAACTGGTCCTTCGTCCGCGATGACCAGCCGCGCTCCGTTTCTTGCAAGCAACTGGCACTGGCGATCCGCGATGAGGTGCTGGACTTGGAAAAGGCGGGAGTGCGCGTGATCCAGATCGATGAGGCGGCATTGCGCGAGGGCCTGCCGCTGCGGAAGTCGCAGTGGAAGGAGTATCTCGATTGGGCGGTGGAATCCTTCCGCATCACTGCCAACGGCGTGAAGGACGACACCCAGATCCACACGCACATGTGCTACTCGGAGTTCAATGACATCATCAGTGCGATCGCCGACATGGATGCCGACGTGATCACCATCGAGACCTCGCGCTCGAACATGGAGCTGCTGGAGGCCTTCGTGGAATTCAAGTATCCGAACGAGATCGGGCCCGGGGTCTACGACATCCACTCGCCGCGCATCCCGACGGTCGCGCAGATGGAGAATCTGATCCAGAAGGCCAGCGATGTGATCCCGGAAGGAAATCTCTGGGTGAATCCGGACTGCGGCCTGAAGACCCGCGGCTGGGAAGAAGTGAGGCCCGCCCTTATCAACATGGTAGAGGCCGCCCGCAAGCTGCGTGCCGCGGCAGCCGTCACCGTCTGA
- a CDS encoding PA2928 family protein has protein sequence MKKFLRAFLFLILLAVAGLLFWKGRFIGGTFLSQPEIRGGIVRVTDEKGDRLYYLTTQWEKRIFRSGSRSSSSSRTVGWCNTDLWEIDAITAQPITRRRLKREQVNGDVVAMGMEQGVMWARIPELVGIRLSDGQIVANKEKIETANPSLAGMVPKPPEVGIFLTESMQPLKFTPVEGMVVRLDDARLVRIDPLTLAASEQKERSRESADAEERPKRGEKGVTIANGMDWYSMVRDLPMAQKDGRQQWLGLLAETELEQMKERHQTTHQMDFTTPRRHRLYRAELRKEESFMGARWVYENPAVLPESPEFLMGGLLTSESGSTGDTSRMTAMYRRDPDSVFVLSRDRLGEEGRMQMARIAGPAGNAVWSIALPISNMSAWIPGEARAILLGPCPSAEKSPQAEEGENAAQHVISVDLKTGEMKTFNPDLNRNWKVEGEK, from the coding sequence GTGAAAAAGTTCCTACGCGCCTTTCTATTCCTCATCCTTCTGGCGGTGGCCGGGCTCTTGTTTTGGAAGGGCCGTTTCATCGGCGGTACCTTCCTGAGCCAGCCCGAGATCCGCGGTGGTATCGTCCGGGTGACGGATGAGAAGGGGGACCGCCTCTACTATCTGACGACCCAGTGGGAAAAGCGGATCTTCCGCTCCGGCAGCCGCAGCAGCTCGAGTTCCCGGACCGTCGGCTGGTGTAATACCGACCTATGGGAAATCGATGCCATCACCGCGCAACCCATCACGCGTCGCCGTCTGAAGCGCGAGCAGGTGAATGGCGACGTGGTGGCGATGGGGATGGAGCAGGGCGTCATGTGGGCACGCATTCCGGAGCTGGTGGGCATCCGTCTTTCCGATGGTCAGATCGTGGCGAACAAGGAGAAGATCGAGACCGCGAATCCATCGCTTGCCGGGATGGTGCCCAAGCCGCCCGAGGTGGGGATCTTTCTCACGGAGTCGATGCAACCGCTGAAGTTCACGCCGGTGGAGGGAATGGTGGTGCGCCTGGATGATGCTCGCTTGGTGAGGATCGATCCGCTGACGCTGGCCGCCTCGGAGCAAAAAGAGCGCTCACGCGAGTCGGCTGATGCGGAGGAACGTCCCAAGCGGGGCGAAAAGGGTGTGACGATCGCAAACGGGATGGATTGGTACTCGATGGTGCGGGATTTGCCGATGGCGCAGAAGGATGGGAGACAGCAGTGGCTGGGTTTGCTCGCGGAGACGGAGCTGGAGCAGATGAAAGAGCGGCATCAAACAACCCATCAGATGGACTTCACCACGCCGCGAAGGCATCGCCTGTATCGTGCGGAACTGCGGAAGGAGGAGAGCTTCATGGGCGCTCGCTGGGTTTATGAAAATCCGGCTGTTCTTCCGGAGAGCCCGGAGTTTCTGATGGGCGGGCTGCTGACCAGCGAGTCGGGCAGCACGGGTGACACCAGCCGCATGACCGCGATGTACCGGCGTGATCCGGACAGCGTGTTCGTGCTTTCGCGGGATCGCCTGGGCGAAGAGGGACGCATGCAGATGGCGCGGATCGCGGGGCCGGCTGGGAATGCCGTGTGGAGCATCGCGCTGCCAATCTCAAACATGAGCGCGTGGATCCCGGGAGAGGCGCGTGCGATTCTGCTCGGCCCCTGTCCCTCTGCGGAGAAATCACCGCAGGCAGAGGAGGGGGAGAATGCCGCTCAGCACGTTATCTCGGTGGATCTGAAAACCGGGGAGATGAAGACCTTCAATCCGGATCTGAACCGGAATTGGAAGGTGGAGGGGGAGAAGTAG
- a CDS encoding LysR family transcriptional regulator — MLELRHLRTVVAIAETGSISKAGKRLNLSQPALSHQMKAIEDYLGVELFHRKSNPLRLTPAGDRLLTTAYDVEKMVMQCERDVARIADGKAGQLRIAVECHSCFDWLMPSMDAFREGWPEVEMDLVSGFQPDPVGLLAEDTADLVIVSQAKPRAGVTFHPLFRYEVLALLAQKHPYTQKEYLTAKDFAKETLVTYPIPDDRIDVIREVLLPAKVEPPRRRTELTVAILQLVASHRAIAAMPGWAVQPFLDRDYIASRPIRKSGLFANLYAATTTEKASAVYMLEFLDTMRRISFSTLKGIEPVK; from the coding sequence ATGCTTGAGCTGCGCCACCTCCGCACCGTCGTCGCGATCGCTGAAACCGGGAGCATTTCGAAGGCGGGGAAACGCCTCAATCTTTCCCAGCCCGCCCTCTCCCACCAAATGAAGGCGATCGAGGATTACCTCGGCGTGGAGCTCTTTCACCGGAAGAGCAATCCGCTGCGTCTCACGCCTGCCGGGGACCGCTTGCTGACCACCGCCTATGATGTGGAGAAGATGGTGATGCAGTGTGAGCGCGATGTCGCACGCATTGCCGATGGGAAAGCCGGGCAACTGCGGATCGCGGTGGAGTGCCATTCCTGCTTCGATTGGCTGATGCCGAGCATGGATGCCTTCCGCGAAGGATGGCCGGAGGTCGAGATGGACCTCGTCTCCGGATTCCAGCCGGACCCCGTGGGGCTGCTCGCGGAGGACACCGCGGACCTCGTCATCGTCTCTCAGGCGAAACCACGCGCCGGTGTGACCTTTCATCCGCTCTTCCGCTATGAAGTGCTGGCGCTGCTCGCGCAGAAGCATCCCTACACGCAGAAGGAATATCTCACCGCAAAGGATTTCGCGAAGGAAACGCTGGTGACCTATCCCATTCCGGATGACCGCATCGACGTGATCCGCGAAGTGCTCCTGCCCGCAAAGGTCGAGCCGCCGCGCCGCCGCACGGAACTCACCGTCGCGATCCTCCAACTGGTCGCGAGTCATCGTGCCATCGCCGCCATGCCCGGTTGGGCCGTGCAGCCCTTTCTTGACCGCGACTACATCGCCTCCCGCCCGATCCGGAAATCCGGGCTCTTCGCGAATCTTTACGCCGCCACCACCACTGAAAAGGCCTCAGCCGTCTACATGCTCGAGTTTCTCGATACCATGCGTCGTATCAGCTTCTCCACGCTCAAGGGAATCGAGCCCGTGAAGTGA